Proteins encoded in a region of the Neodiprion virginianus isolate iyNeoVirg1 chromosome 2, iyNeoVirg1.1, whole genome shotgun sequence genome:
- the LOC124297117 gene encoding coiled-coil domain-containing protein 93 isoform X2: MFVNASKRSAKTLESAEADVREDEEQAVKFQEIIDLLVAAGYFRARIKGLTSFDKVVGGMTWCIESCNFDVDVDLLFQENLTIGQKIALTEKIVAMLPKMNCPHRIEPHQIQGLDCIHIFPIIQWLVKRSMEMREVMGDFVRSYAVSQFDKNYTFAEDSEMVAKKESMASNLKTVKQVYKPQRYFRRKDPPPEDEVGRVQSTLLEYGSSSVVSLSPSEVIEDTQADDATSSAKKAQEEEGRLSASAVGTIVGMQAQEIVQAAEHYAALSADIEGSSVEGSFGALAALEKQKATLEERKLKMEKDKENLSSKVSEATEKLRAIEIKKEEVEKDFRRMEELETEENKSVLLRLQKLLLIHDSLKEQEHKFREQCKSDLAQLQSLVPDIEGTEPGEAQCDVSDYEVQKERVNKLRLQVAKKNRAIASLTRQLDDVPGRSELTQYQRRFLELYNQVSAKHKETKQYYTLYNTLDDTKLYLSKELALLNSIQDNYNKAMASASGKEQFLKQFEAIVSGIKQNKTKVEKRCAEERARRDSLSQQLVTLVEQQRKYVAAVRQLTIECRKNEALLAQLRGP, encoded by the exons GTAGTCGGAGGAATGACTTGGTGCATCGAGTCATGCAACTTTGATGTTGACGTCGATCTGTTGTTTCAAGAAAATCTCACTATTGGTCAGAAAAT AGCTCTGACTGAAAAAATAGTCGCGATGTTGCCAAAAATGAATTGTCCGCATCGCATAGAACCTCACCAAATTCAGGGATTAGATTGCATTCACATCTTTCCGATAATACAG TGGCTGGTCAAACGATCGATGGAAATGCGAGAGGTGATGGGAGACTTTGTCAGGTCTTATGCTGTCAGtcaatttgacaaaaattacaCGTTTGCCGAAGACAGCGAAATGGTTGCAAAAAAGGAAAGCATGGCATctaatttaaaaactgtcaag CAAGTGTACAAGCctcagcgttattttagaagAAAGGATCCTCCTCCGGAAGATGAGGTGGGAAGAGTGCAAAGCACACTCCTGGAGTATGGATCATCGTCCGTAGTATCCTTGTCACCTTCTGAAGTCATTGAAGATACACAGGCGGACGATGCCACCTCAAGTGCGAAGAAAGCGCAGGAAgaagag GGTCGGCTGAGTGCCAGTGCAGTTGGAACGATTGTCGGAATGCAGGCCCAGGAAATAGTTCAAGCTGCAGAACACTACGCAGCGTTGAGTGCCGACATAGAG GGAAGCAGTGTGGAGGGTTCATTCGGCGCGTTAGCTGctcttgaaaaacaaaaagcaactcttgaagagagaaaattgaaaatggaaaaagatAAGGAGAATTTATCCAGCAAAGTGTCAGAAGCCACAGAAAAACTCAGAGCtatcgaaattaaaaaagagGAAGTGGAGAAAGATTTCCGCAGGATGGAAGAGTTGGAGACTGAAGAGAATAAGAG CGTGCTGCTAAGACTGCAGAAGCTTCTCCTCATTCATGATAGTCTGAAGGAACAAGAACACAAGTTCCGTGAACAGTGCAAATCTGACTTGGCTCAGCTCCAAAGTTTGGTACCGGATATCGAGGGTACTGAGCCTGGGGAAGCACAGTGCGATGTTTCCGATTACGAGGTTCAAAAGGAGAGGGTAAATAAGCTAAGGCTTCAAGTTGCCAAAAAGAACAGAGCCATAGCATCGCTGACCAGGCAGCTAGACGACGTTCCTGGTAGATCTGAGTTGACGCAATACCAGAGACGGTTCTTGGAGCTTTATAATCAAG TATCTGCAAAACATAAAGAAACAAAGCAGTATTACACTCTGTACAATACTCTGGACGACACGAAATTGTACCTAAGTAAAGAATTGGCTCTGCTGAATTCTATTCAGGACAATTACAACAA AGCAATGGCATCAGCCAGTGGTAAGGAGCagtttttgaaacaatttgaaGCTATTGTTTCtggaataaaacaaaacaaaacgaag GTGGAAAAAAGGTGTGCGGAAGAACGGGCTCGCAGAGATTCTCTGAGTCAACAGTTGGTTACTTTGGTGGAACAGCAGCGAAAATACGTAGCGGCAGTACGGCAATTAACCATCGAGTGCCGCAAAAATGAAGCATTGTTGGCACAGCTTCGTGGGCCGTAG
- the LOC124297117 gene encoding coiled-coil domain-containing protein 93 isoform X1, with translation MFVNASKRSAKTLESAEADVREDEEQAVKFQEIIDLLVAAGYFRARIKGLTSFDKVVGGMTWCIESCNFDVDVDLLFQENLTIGQKIALTEKIVAMLPKMNCPHRIEPHQIQGLDCIHIFPIIQWLVKRSMEMREVMGDFVRSYAVSQFDKNYTFAEDSEMVAKKESMASNLKTVKQVYKPQRYFRRKDPPPEDEVGRVQSTLLEYGSSSVVSLSPSEVIEDTQADDATSSAKKAQEEEKRIDELMKNMSVADDNEGRLSASAVGTIVGMQAQEIVQAAEHYAALSADIEGSSVEGSFGALAALEKQKATLEERKLKMEKDKENLSSKVSEATEKLRAIEIKKEEVEKDFRRMEELETEENKSVLLRLQKLLLIHDSLKEQEHKFREQCKSDLAQLQSLVPDIEGTEPGEAQCDVSDYEVQKERVNKLRLQVAKKNRAIASLTRQLDDVPGRSELTQYQRRFLELYNQVSAKHKETKQYYTLYNTLDDTKLYLSKELALLNSIQDNYNKAMASASGKEQFLKQFEAIVSGIKQNKTKVEKRCAEERARRDSLSQQLVTLVEQQRKYVAAVRQLTIECRKNEALLAQLRGP, from the exons GTAGTCGGAGGAATGACTTGGTGCATCGAGTCATGCAACTTTGATGTTGACGTCGATCTGTTGTTTCAAGAAAATCTCACTATTGGTCAGAAAAT AGCTCTGACTGAAAAAATAGTCGCGATGTTGCCAAAAATGAATTGTCCGCATCGCATAGAACCTCACCAAATTCAGGGATTAGATTGCATTCACATCTTTCCGATAATACAG TGGCTGGTCAAACGATCGATGGAAATGCGAGAGGTGATGGGAGACTTTGTCAGGTCTTATGCTGTCAGtcaatttgacaaaaattacaCGTTTGCCGAAGACAGCGAAATGGTTGCAAAAAAGGAAAGCATGGCATctaatttaaaaactgtcaag CAAGTGTACAAGCctcagcgttattttagaagAAAGGATCCTCCTCCGGAAGATGAGGTGGGAAGAGTGCAAAGCACACTCCTGGAGTATGGATCATCGTCCGTAGTATCCTTGTCACCTTCTGAAGTCATTGAAGATACACAGGCGGACGATGCCACCTCAAGTGCGAAGAAAGCGCAGGAAgaagag AAACGCATAGACGAGCTTATGAAGAACATGTCAGTCGCTGATGATAACGAG GGTCGGCTGAGTGCCAGTGCAGTTGGAACGATTGTCGGAATGCAGGCCCAGGAAATAGTTCAAGCTGCAGAACACTACGCAGCGTTGAGTGCCGACATAGAG GGAAGCAGTGTGGAGGGTTCATTCGGCGCGTTAGCTGctcttgaaaaacaaaaagcaactcttgaagagagaaaattgaaaatggaaaaagatAAGGAGAATTTATCCAGCAAAGTGTCAGAAGCCACAGAAAAACTCAGAGCtatcgaaattaaaaaagagGAAGTGGAGAAAGATTTCCGCAGGATGGAAGAGTTGGAGACTGAAGAGAATAAGAG CGTGCTGCTAAGACTGCAGAAGCTTCTCCTCATTCATGATAGTCTGAAGGAACAAGAACACAAGTTCCGTGAACAGTGCAAATCTGACTTGGCTCAGCTCCAAAGTTTGGTACCGGATATCGAGGGTACTGAGCCTGGGGAAGCACAGTGCGATGTTTCCGATTACGAGGTTCAAAAGGAGAGGGTAAATAAGCTAAGGCTTCAAGTTGCCAAAAAGAACAGAGCCATAGCATCGCTGACCAGGCAGCTAGACGACGTTCCTGGTAGATCTGAGTTGACGCAATACCAGAGACGGTTCTTGGAGCTTTATAATCAAG TATCTGCAAAACATAAAGAAACAAAGCAGTATTACACTCTGTACAATACTCTGGACGACACGAAATTGTACCTAAGTAAAGAATTGGCTCTGCTGAATTCTATTCAGGACAATTACAACAA AGCAATGGCATCAGCCAGTGGTAAGGAGCagtttttgaaacaatttgaaGCTATTGTTTCtggaataaaacaaaacaaaacgaag GTGGAAAAAAGGTGTGCGGAAGAACGGGCTCGCAGAGATTCTCTGAGTCAACAGTTGGTTACTTTGGTGGAACAGCAGCGAAAATACGTAGCGGCAGTACGGCAATTAACCATCGAGTGCCGCAAAAATGAAGCATTGTTGGCACAGCTTCGTGGGCCGTAG